The DNA segment GACGGCCACCTACATGCGCGTCTACACATTGCAGCCGGCATTCACGCGGCTGACCCAGTTCGATATCCGGGTGCCAATGACCGAGTTAGGCGATGTCGCCTATGAATACCGGGTATCCGCGCCGCCAGAAGGAGGCCTGATCGTGGATCGCAAGGCCGCCGAGTGGCCGGAGGACGAAATCTGCTGCGACGAGGAAGGCATGGTGCGTTCAGACCAGATCGTGATTCCGCCGGCGCGTTGAGCGATACCGTTCATGCTTCCTCGTCGCGGGACATATTTTGCGCGCACCTGGCAATGGAGCTGTTCGATGCCGCGATCCCTCTTCCCGACTTTGGGTCTTCTCTGGGCCATGGTGTCTTCCGCGTCACCCGCCTTCGGCCAAACTCAGGACGATTTCGAGAGGCCGTCCTGGGCGGCCGGTTTGCCGATCGAGGCGCAAGTACGCATTGGCGGTCATGTGTTCAAGGCCGTCGTTGCCGAGAAGGCGGTGCCGGATGCCGGGCCGGCGAGAGCCGCTTACGCCGAGGAATGCTGGCTCGGCGACATGATCGTCCTTTCCGTGTTCCGGGACGGCAGGGCGTGGCACCAGGAAGAGATCTGTTCGGCCTATGCCCTGTCCTGGATGCGATTCTACGATGATGGCCAAGGCAGCGGCTATCTGTTCCTCGGTTACGCGGAGGGCCGTGGGACGCATGCGACGGCCAGCTGGATGCGGGTATATGCCCTTGGGCAGACTGCAGCGCCGGAAGCGGATGTCCTGCTCGCTATGCCCATGACGCCGCTGGGCAGCGTGATCTATGGGTATCGGGCGACGCCCACTCCCGCTGGCGGTTTGCTGGTGGACCTCAAGGCCATCGAATGGCCAGAGGACGAGCCTTGCTGCGAGGACATGGCGAAGTCGCATCAGATCACGATACCGCCGGCGCATTGAGCGATACCGCCGGCCGGACCGGCGAAACGGAGACTTCCATGACCAGACGACACAGACCGGCGGGGCGCAAGGCCCCGGCGCCGGGGCATTATTTCGAGCGCATCCAGGGGTGGTTCAATTTCCGGCGGGTGTACGAGGAGATGGTGGCGCGGGCGGCGCCCGGGGCGGTCTTCGTCGAGGTGGGATGCTGGAAAGGGCGCTCGGCGGCCTTTCTGGGTGTGGAGATCCTGCGCTCGGGCACGCCGATCGCGCTGCACTGCGTGGATCATTTCGAGGGCTCGGACGAAAGCGTCCACCGCGCCGACCCGGCGCTGCCGGACCTGCGCGCGGTGTTCGAGGCCAACATGGCGCTCTGCGTGGCGGCCGGGCTTGACCTGACCGTGCATGCGGCGCGCTCGGCCGAGGCGGCGGCGCGGTTCGCGGATGGCTCGGTCGACTTCGTCTGGCTCGACGCGGGGCATGATCATGCTTCGGTGGCGGCGGACATCTCGGCCTGGTTGCCCAAGGTGAAGCCGGGCGGCGTGCTGGGCGGCGACGACTGGCCGATGGACGGCGTCGCCCGGGCGGTCCGCGAGGCGCTGGGCGCGGGTATCACCCTGCGCGGCGAGAATGGCTGGACCACATGGATGAAGGAACTCCCACCATCGCAGGTGGAGTCTTTGGCTTTTCTCAAGGGCACGGAGTAATGTGGGGAGATCGCCCGGCCCTGAAGGGCGCATGATCACGGGCGATGAATGAAGTGCCACCACCTTTGGGTGCGTATCCTGCCGGATCGATATGATGCGACTTATTATTTCAGCGGCGGTTTTTTCATTGATGACGCTCGCCAGTCCGTGCGGGTTGCCTGCCGCCGCCTTGGCCGATTCCGCCACACAGTTTCAGCCGGTGGAATGGAGCGGCCCGGTGCCGTTTGTCCTTGAGGATCATGAAGGTCCCGATCAGATAAGGATCATGGTGGAAGCAGGTGAAACGGGGGCTCTCGATCATCCCAGTTTCCATGGGGAAGGCTGTCAGGACGACGAAATGATGGTCCTGAACGTCTGGCGTGATGGTAAGCCGGTTCATTCCGATCTCTTCTGCTCGTCCTACCGCCTTGTGATGGTCCGCCTGTACAGGGACGTCAAGGGAACGGCATTTCTTGCTCTCGGCACTTTGTCCGGTCATGGACCGGGGGGCACGACAAGGCTTGTTGCCCTGTTCGAAATCGGCGACGCACTGGAGCCTCAGGGCGCCTTTTACGCCGGCCGGACAGTGGGGGAGGATTTGTACCTTTCATATGAGTACAGGGTGACACGGCCAACAGGGGGCGGTCTGATCGTCGACACTCGGGCGATGAACACGCGCGAGGGTGTTCAATCACCGGGTATTCCCGGCGATGCGTGCTGTACGGAAGATTTGGCGGCCGCGGAACGCTTCCTGCTTGGCGCGGCGCGGGATGGCGCCAATATTCCAAAGCCTTAGACAGGGCCTGATGTCCTGGGTGCAATTAAAGCGATTCACTG comes from the Iodidimonas sp. SYSU 1G8 genome and includes:
- a CDS encoding class I SAM-dependent methyltransferase, with the translated sequence MTRRHRPAGRKAPAPGHYFERIQGWFNFRRVYEEMVARAAPGAVFVEVGCWKGRSAAFLGVEILRSGTPIALHCVDHFEGSDESVHRADPALPDLRAVFEANMALCVAAGLDLTVHAARSAEAAARFADGSVDFVWLDAGHDHASVAADISAWLPKVKPGGVLGGDDWPMDGVARAVREALGAGITLRGENGWTTWMKELPPSQVESLAFLKGTE